Proteins encoded together in one Paenibacillus sp. J23TS9 window:
- a CDS encoding alpha-L-fucosidase: protein MRDQIDFKKSVPDRQTDSREENLLDDPLQSLKEGAGAEHDEAHERRIAWWREARLGLFIHWGPYALPAGEWDGEEIQASYSEHIMLRARVPVQAYEEMSEQFNPTAFDAGRWVRTAKQAGLKYIIFTAKHHDGFAMYDSHISDYSIVRHTAFGRDPLKELEEACREEGMVLGIYYSHAMDWHDPDSQGNTWDYPGNIGAYDDVESWIKDEDKRTRFDHYLHRKSLPQVRELLTEYGRVGLMWFDCGGKLTREQGELFLTTVHALQQDCLVNSRVWKSPLGDYANTSDNQLETRTIRQDWENIITLNDSWGYKKSDTNWKPPVSIIRQIIDVVSKGGNLVINVGPTATGEWDPVSEEILLEVGEWLRVHGDSIYGSGASPTAKPSWGRCTLKDQTLYLHVFDIPADGHLVVPGLLSQVMRVYPLAGGAELAFKRLGNQDLVVLLDNQHLSSDGKPIVLAVECSGPVKGNSERLLMNGEGAPQIYDLGVFESEINGSALRCDTGKKNRDNLLDWTDEREYTVWNVRTTGPCTFAVRLEYGCGDEGGGSYLLKASGQTLSAEVQLTGGPYEFRGFELGKLHFPEAGEYSIELQADRITGAYLMQPRKLLLEQVNV, encoded by the coding sequence ATGAGAGATCAGATCGATTTTAAAAAATCAGTGCCCGATCGGCAAACTGACAGCCGGGAAGAGAATCTTCTGGATGATCCGCTTCAGTCCCTGAAGGAGGGTGCCGGCGCGGAGCATGATGAGGCTCATGAGCGGCGGATTGCGTGGTGGCGGGAAGCCAGACTCGGTTTATTCATCCATTGGGGGCCTTATGCGCTTCCTGCCGGCGAGTGGGACGGGGAAGAGATACAGGCATCTTACAGCGAGCATATCATGCTGCGTGCCCGCGTCCCGGTGCAGGCTTATGAGGAAATGTCGGAACAGTTTAATCCAACTGCTTTTGATGCAGGAAGATGGGTTCGTACTGCCAAGCAGGCCGGGCTAAAATATATTATTTTTACCGCAAAGCATCATGACGGGTTCGCCATGTATGACTCTCATATTTCCGATTATTCCATCGTCAGGCATACCGCGTTTGGCCGCGATCCGCTCAAGGAGCTGGAGGAAGCCTGCCGCGAAGAAGGAATGGTACTCGGAATTTACTATTCGCATGCAATGGATTGGCATGATCCGGACTCGCAAGGGAACACCTGGGATTATCCGGGGAATATCGGCGCTTATGATGATGTGGAGAGCTGGATTAAGGATGAGGATAAACGCACGCGCTTCGACCATTACCTGCACCGCAAATCGCTGCCGCAGGTGCGGGAGCTGCTGACCGAATACGGCAGGGTTGGATTGATGTGGTTCGATTGCGGCGGCAAGCTGACAAGAGAGCAGGGAGAGCTGTTTCTCACCACCGTTCATGCGCTGCAGCAGGACTGCCTCGTCAACAGCCGCGTCTGGAAAAGCCCACTCGGGGACTATGCCAACACTTCGGATAATCAGCTGGAGACGCGGACCATTCGTCAAGATTGGGAAAACATCATTACGCTGAATGATTCCTGGGGCTATAAAAAGTCGGATACCAACTGGAAGCCGCCAGTCTCGATCATCCGCCAAATTATTGATGTGGTGAGCAAGGGCGGTAATCTGGTCATCAATGTGGGGCCTACGGCCACGGGGGAGTGGGACCCTGTCTCAGAAGAGATTCTGCTGGAGGTAGGGGAATGGCTCCGGGTTCATGGAGACAGTATATATGGCTCAGGTGCTTCCCCTACAGCGAAGCCTTCCTGGGGCAGATGCACCCTGAAGGATCAAACGCTGTATCTGCATGTTTTTGATATCCCTGCAGATGGGCATTTGGTGGTTCCGGGGCTGCTGAGCCAAGTGATGAGGGTTTATCCATTGGCAGGAGGAGCCGAGCTTGCATTCAAGCGGCTGGGGAACCAGGATCTGGTTGTGCTGCTCGATAACCAGCATCTATCTTCGGATGGCAAACCGATCGTGCTGGCTGTTGAATGCTCCGGTCCGGTTAAGGGCAATTCCGAGCGACTGTTGATGAACGGTGAAGGTGCGCCCCAGATTTATGATCTGGGCGTCTTCGAGAGCGAAATCAACGGTTCAGCCCTCCGCTGCGATACGGGCAAAAAGAACCGTGATAACCTGCTGGACTGGACGGATGAACGGGAGTATACGGTTTGGAACGTACGCACAACCGGACCCTGTACCTTTGCGGTCAGACTGGAATACGGCTGTGGTGACGAAGGTGGCGGCAGCTACCTGCTAAAAGCATCGGGCCAAACGTTGTCTGCAGAAGTCCAATTGACCGGAGGCCCGTATGAGTTCCGCGGCTTTGAACTGGGCAAGCTGCATTTTCCGGAAGCAGGCGAATACAGCATTGAGCTGCAAGCGGACCGGATTACGGGTGCATACTTGATGCAGCCGCGCAAATTGCTATTGGAGCAGGTGAACGTCTAA
- a CDS encoding TIM-barrel domain-containing protein yields MQHTDWVQAAPGVWKITVGSPEGLTPLTCLNRQPRTEAMAAMPEMPLPLNENETELVPLAAGGNLLSFPLDISEELYGMGLQFMRMNQRGRTRYLRVNSDPKQDTGETHAPVPFLVSGKGYGILVDSARAVTFYCGSALRQQEGASAQVRDRNTDRSWKATPVSDRLEIRLPQEGAAVYMFAGPGMLDVMRRYNLFCGGGVLPPRWGLGFWHRVPTLFRDAEVEQEAMEFRARDIPCDVIGLEPGWHSASYPVTYEWDHGRFPDPAGFVSRMKESGFQINLWEHPYISPDSGLFGPMKPLSGNYSVWGGLAPDYALEEACELYTAQHDREHVSLGISGYKLDECDGSELTRNSWMFPPHASFPSGHDGEQMRQLYGLLLQDMTDRLYREKNRRTYGLVRASNAGASNLPYVLYSDLYDHRQFVRALCNASFSGLLWSPEVRRADSAEDWVRRMQTVCFSPLAMLNAWGDGVKPWSFPEVEPIIRHYIRLRMRLLPYLYTVFAEYEAKGTPPIQAMPLVLAGEKQINGGSEETAGDTQDGFNTAEGAYGLQAGREWDDQFCIGRDLLVAPLFAGESGRDVLLPSGVWYEAETGVRHEGNQIIHVACPLERFPLFVREGAIIPMMPALNHVPESPQEIPVEMIHFGMVPGRSMLYDDDGESFDYEKNGGCWRKLTVNQAVDGKFSGTAEEGGPTCRYRITGWRFGQTRLPLE; encoded by the coding sequence ATGCAGCATACAGACTGGGTTCAAGCAGCGCCGGGTGTGTGGAAGATAACGGTCGGCAGCCCGGAAGGGCTGACCCCGCTGACTTGTCTGAACCGGCAGCCAAGAACGGAAGCGATGGCTGCGATGCCAGAGATGCCATTGCCGCTAAATGAGAATGAAACAGAGCTGGTCCCTCTGGCAGCAGGCGGCAACCTGCTGTCGTTTCCGCTGGATATCAGCGAGGAGCTGTACGGCATGGGTCTGCAGTTCATGCGAATGAATCAGCGTGGAAGAACCCGGTATTTGCGGGTGAACAGCGATCCCAAACAGGACACCGGAGAAACGCATGCGCCCGTTCCTTTTCTGGTAAGCGGAAAAGGATATGGCATTTTGGTAGACAGCGCCAGAGCCGTCACTTTTTACTGTGGTTCGGCACTGCGGCAGCAGGAAGGTGCATCTGCACAGGTCCGTGACCGCAATACGGATCGCAGCTGGAAAGCGACCCCGGTATCAGACCGGCTTGAAATCCGTCTGCCGCAGGAAGGTGCAGCTGTATATATGTTTGCCGGACCCGGTATGTTGGATGTGATGCGGCGTTATAATCTTTTCTGCGGCGGAGGTGTACTGCCGCCCCGCTGGGGGCTTGGCTTCTGGCACCGCGTGCCTACGCTGTTCAGGGATGCCGAGGTGGAGCAGGAAGCCATGGAGTTCCGTGCAAGGGATATCCCTTGTGACGTTATCGGGCTGGAGCCGGGCTGGCATTCTGCGAGTTACCCTGTCACTTATGAATGGGATCACGGTCGGTTCCCCGATCCGGCCGGATTTGTCAGCAGAATGAAGGAATCCGGATTTCAGATCAATTTATGGGAACATCCCTATATATCGCCAGATTCCGGATTGTTCGGGCCGATGAAGCCGCTGTCCGGTAATTATTCCGTATGGGGCGGCCTGGCTCCCGACTATGCACTGGAAGAAGCATGTGAGCTGTACACCGCGCAGCATGACCGTGAGCATGTAAGTCTCGGCATTTCCGGCTACAAGCTGGATGAATGCGATGGCAGCGAGTTGACCCGCAATTCCTGGATGTTCCCGCCGCATGCTTCTTTCCCTTCCGGACATGACGGGGAGCAGATGCGGCAGCTTTACGGCCTGCTGCTGCAGGACATGACGGACCGCCTCTATCGCGAGAAAAACCGGCGGACTTACGGGCTTGTCCGGGCTTCTAATGCAGGCGCATCCAATCTTCCGTATGTTCTATACTCGGATCTATACGATCATCGCCAATTTGTCCGGGCGCTGTGCAATGCTTCTTTTAGCGGACTGCTCTGGAGCCCGGAGGTACGCAGAGCTGACAGCGCCGAAGATTGGGTAAGACGCATGCAGACCGTGTGCTTTTCGCCGCTGGCGATGTTAAACGCATGGGGGGATGGGGTTAAGCCGTGGAGCTTCCCTGAGGTTGAGCCGATTATCCGGCATTATATCCGCTTGCGGATGCGACTGCTGCCGTATTTGTACACCGTATTCGCTGAGTATGAAGCGAAGGGAACTCCGCCGATTCAGGCAATGCCGCTCGTTCTGGCTGGTGAAAAGCAGATAAATGGCGGGTCTGAGGAGACTGCCGGGGACACCCAGGATGGCTTTAATACCGCAGAAGGAGCTTACGGACTACAGGCTGGACGAGAATGGGATGATCAATTCTGCATCGGACGAGACTTGCTGGTAGCTCCACTGTTTGCCGGCGAATCCGGAAGAGATGTGCTGCTGCCGAGCGGCGTCTGGTACGAGGCTGAAACCGGCGTTCGCCATGAAGGGAATCAGATCATCCATGTGGCTTGTCCGCTGGAGCGCTTCCCGTTGTTTGTACGGGAAGGAGCCATTATTCCGATGATGCCGGCACTGAATCACGTGCCCGAAAGCCCGCAAGAAATTCCGGTTGAAATGATCCACTTTGGAATGGTGCCTGGTCGAAGCATGCTGTATGACGATGACGGAGAAAGCTTTGATTATGAGAAAAATGGCGGCTGCTGGCGAAAGTTAACCGTCAATCAAGCTGTTGACGGCAAATTTTCAGGAACAGCTGAAGAAGGCGGACCTACCTGCCGGTATCGTATCACGGGCTGGCGCTTTGGGCAGACCCGTCTGCCGCTTGAATAG
- a CDS encoding glucuronate isomerase translates to MKHASLLDDIMALDVIDTHTHLVGDHLCAEDFWKIADYFWLNRELQTAGYPPEAEALPEEKRMEAFLKAYQSSRNTMMNIAFTTILKDLYSIELTDLASIRAADERIKANKADLGWAQSVADRLHVRRFAVNHPDHAAFEGMTHDALLFPRIDGWLPKLVQEVAQAENREEALEQAKAHIRKQLHEYHKLGCLGIMTTLSNYDAAAHEQYGINRETRSDEIMFMLLHEVCAELERHGMFLQLFLGVERRWGKASAAPVNDSLRVVRLYGLFEHYSIPFELAVASELNNLDVVQAAWNFPNVHVGGMWWYNFRASTYTQSMQYRLEALAPLKSSLIVSDARCIEWTYGKIHVVKRLLSGFLNEQVSKGWIDREGALYCASEWLYGSAANRYGLKGQEGL, encoded by the coding sequence ATGAAGCATGCATCCTTGCTGGATGACATCATGGCATTGGACGTTATCGATACACATACTCATCTGGTGGGAGACCATCTATGCGCTGAGGATTTCTGGAAGATCGCGGATTACTTCTGGCTGAACCGCGAGCTCCAAACCGCGGGCTACCCGCCAGAGGCGGAGGCTTTGCCGGAGGAGAAGCGGATGGAGGCATTCCTTAAGGCTTACCAGTCTTCACGGAATACGATGATGAATATTGCTTTCACGACAATCCTTAAGGATTTATACAGTATTGAGCTAACAGACCTGGCATCGATTCGGGCAGCAGATGAACGGATTAAGGCTAACAAAGCCGATTTGGGCTGGGCGCAAAGTGTGGCAGACCGGCTGCATGTGCGCAGGTTCGCGGTCAACCACCCTGACCATGCCGCATTCGAAGGCATGACGCATGACGCACTGCTGTTTCCGCGGATTGACGGCTGGCTGCCGAAGCTGGTGCAGGAGGTTGCTCAGGCTGAGAATCGGGAAGAGGCACTGGAACAGGCCAAGGCCCATATCCGGAAGCAGCTTCACGAATACCATAAGCTGGGCTGCCTTGGCATCATGACGACGCTGTCTAATTATGATGCGGCAGCGCATGAGCAGTACGGTATAAACAGGGAAACCCGTTCCGATGAAATCATGTTTATGCTTCTGCATGAGGTATGTGCCGAACTAGAACGCCACGGTATGTTTCTACAGCTGTTTCTGGGCGTGGAGCGCAGATGGGGCAAAGCCTCTGCTGCACCGGTGAATGATTCGCTCCGGGTGGTCAGACTCTACGGATTATTCGAGCACTACAGCATTCCGTTTGAACTGGCCGTTGCCTCGGAGCTGAACAACCTGGATGTCGTTCAGGCCGCATGGAATTTTCCCAATGTGCATGTGGGCGGCATGTGGTGGTACAACTTCCGGGCAAGCACGTATACCCAAAGCATGCAGTACAGACTGGAGGCTTTGGCACCTTTAAAAAGCTCGCTGATCGTGTCCGATGCCCGCTGCATCGAGTGGACTTACGGTAAAATCCATGTTGTGAAACGGCTGCTGTCCGGATTCCTAAATGAACAGGTGTCCAAAGGCTGGATCGATCGGGAGGGAGCGCTATACTGCGCTTCAGAGTGGCTGTACGGAAGTGCTGCCAATCGCTATGGATTGAAGGGGCAGGAGGGATTGTAA
- a CDS encoding glycoside hydrolase N-terminal domain-containing protein, which produces MNTEHPWKLKLLTPSSWWGAKWREALPTGSGMIGAAVYGGVHRETVMLTHGDLWWQSRTPDLPDVSGRLPELRRLMLEGQEAQAEPILVDELHRTGYDPVMAVPLPLGDLTIMSAVDEGFKHYSRELDMQTGEVTVRWKDRGAAFERALFASRPEDMIVMELRAEGSETLQARLSLGLHDPSDVRRPPGRPEAPLPTEVESGSDGSFVWYAAQSDNGSDFGAVIRLIPEGGMVTADGAEAVIGGSGKVLVLLRMFVHGSREQEWKRLKAELAAEERGYAELLEAHVGEHRELFGRMSLDLGAEGRGRSNEELLLAAYQGEAPLAMMEKMWAYGRYLLISSSREGGSPCHLYGLWCGEYRGFWAFNMANENLQMIYWQAMSGRMPELLLPVFDYMERLMDDFRLNARHLYGCRGIFIPAPSAPDSGLLKTIAPHIIHWTGAAGWIAQHYYDYYLYTQDRDFLRSRALPFLREVALFYEDFFITGEDGQLISCPSNSPENRPGNGAGGPKGTTVNATMDFAIAKEVLSRLVAGAEGEGLYPEEIPVWKELLGRIPAYQINEDGAVREWMHPAYGDEYHHRHQSHLYPMFPGKEVRRDKDPALFDAFLTAVKKRLVVGLKEQTGWSLAHMANLYARLGEGNLALECLDLLSRSAVINNFYTLHNDWRNMGIGLSMDWAPFQIDANMGWTAAVQEMLLYSEPGLLRILPALPDRWSRGRANGMLACGNIEADVDWDLEKGMLNVRLKSLTTDQQVAVELPEGCSLPDTVDRVIVDDASEDAVTEAQSGRRLQLLLQAGTPIFVEMVFQ; this is translated from the coding sequence ATGAATACGGAGCATCCCTGGAAGCTGAAGCTGCTAACCCCATCCTCGTGGTGGGGCGCCAAATGGCGTGAAGCTCTTCCGACCGGCAGCGGCATGATTGGCGCTGCCGTGTACGGAGGGGTTCACCGGGAGACCGTGATGCTGACTCATGGCGACTTGTGGTGGCAGAGCCGCACGCCGGACCTGCCGGATGTCAGTGGACGACTGCCTGAATTGCGACGGCTGATGCTTGAAGGTCAGGAAGCGCAGGCCGAGCCGATATTGGTAGATGAGCTTCACAGAACAGGATATGATCCGGTGATGGCTGTTCCGCTTCCGCTGGGAGATCTCACGATCATGTCCGCCGTGGATGAGGGCTTCAAGCACTATTCCCGTGAGCTTGATATGCAGACTGGCGAAGTTACCGTTCGCTGGAAGGACAGGGGGGCCGCTTTCGAGCGGGCCCTGTTCGCATCCCGTCCCGAGGACATGATTGTGATGGAACTCAGAGCGGAAGGCAGCGAAACGCTGCAGGCGCGGCTATCACTTGGACTGCATGACCCAAGCGATGTGAGGCGTCCGCCGGGTCGGCCGGAGGCGCCGCTTCCCACGGAGGTGGAATCCGGATCCGATGGTTCTTTTGTGTGGTACGCCGCTCAAAGTGATAATGGAAGCGATTTTGGCGCCGTGATCCGGTTAATTCCTGAGGGCGGCATGGTGACGGCTGATGGAGCTGAAGCTGTTATCGGTGGCTCGGGAAAGGTGCTTGTACTACTGCGCATGTTCGTTCACGGCAGCCGGGAGCAGGAATGGAAGCGGCTGAAGGCGGAGCTGGCTGCGGAGGAACGCGGATACGCCGAGCTTCTGGAGGCCCATGTGGGCGAACACCGGGAATTGTTCGGGCGGATGTCGCTGGATCTGGGAGCAGAGGGGCGTGGACGTTCCAATGAGGAGCTGCTGCTTGCGGCTTACCAGGGTGAGGCGCCGCTGGCCATGATGGAGAAGATGTGGGCTTATGGACGATATCTGCTGATCTCAAGCTCCCGTGAAGGAGGCAGTCCCTGTCATTTGTACGGCTTGTGGTGCGGAGAGTACCGGGGCTTCTGGGCTTTTAACATGGCTAACGAGAACCTTCAGATGATTTACTGGCAGGCGATGAGCGGCCGGATGCCGGAACTTCTCCTGCCCGTATTTGATTACATGGAACGACTCATGGATGACTTCCGGCTTAATGCCAGGCATCTCTATGGCTGCCGCGGGATCTTCATTCCTGCTCCATCGGCTCCGGATTCGGGTCTGCTAAAGACCATTGCCCCGCATATCATTCATTGGACTGGAGCAGCAGGCTGGATCGCACAGCATTATTACGACTATTACCTGTACACGCAGGATCGAGATTTTTTACGCAGCCGGGCATTGCCTTTTTTAAGAGAGGTTGCGTTGTTTTATGAGGATTTCTTCATTACAGGAGAGGATGGACAGCTTATCAGCTGCCCGTCCAATTCACCGGAGAACAGGCCTGGAAATGGAGCAGGCGGCCCCAAAGGAACAACCGTAAATGCGACCATGGATTTTGCCATTGCCAAGGAGGTGCTGAGCCGTTTGGTGGCTGGTGCCGAAGGCGAAGGTCTGTATCCGGAAGAAATCCCTGTGTGGAAAGAGCTGCTGGGCCGGATTCCGGCTTATCAGATCAATGAAGACGGGGCCGTCCGGGAATGGATGCATCCGGCATATGGGGATGAGTACCATCACCGCCATCAATCGCATCTTTATCCGATGTTTCCCGGAAAAGAAGTTAGAAGAGATAAAGATCCGGCATTGTTTGATGCCTTCCTCACGGCCGTAAAGAAGAGGCTGGTAGTCGGACTTAAGGAACAGACCGGATGGTCGCTTGCCCATATGGCGAATCTGTACGCTCGCTTGGGCGAAGGCAATCTTGCGCTGGAATGTCTGGATTTGCTAAGTCGTTCGGCGGTCATTAACAACTTCTATACGCTTCATAATGACTGGCGGAATATGGGGATTGGGCTTTCGATGGACTGGGCTCCCTTTCAAATTGATGCGAACATGGGCTGGACTGCGGCTGTGCAGGAGATGCTCCTGTACTCGGAGCCAGGGCTGCTGCGAATTCTTCCGGCGTTGCCTGACCGGTGGAGCCGCGGGCGGGCGAATGGCATGCTGGCCTGCGGGAACATCGAGGCAGATGTGGACTGGGACCTGGAGAAGGGCATGCTGAATGTCAGGCTGAAATCGTTGACTACCGATCAGCAGGTTGCCGTTGAGCTGCCGGAGGGCTGCTCACTGCCAGATACGGTCGATCGGGTTATAGTCGATGATGCTTCAGAGGATGCTGTGACCGAGGCACAGTCGGGACGAAGATTGCAGCTGCTGCTGCAAGCCGGTACGCCGATTTTTGTGGAAATGGTATTTCAGTAA
- a CDS encoding glycoside hydrolase family protein yields the protein MALSLMDRMLPAPVGGGFRMEGWWIWCGSVVRGEDGRYHMFASRWPKWLPMHPGWLIRSEIVRAVSDTPEGPYTYAETVLPARGAEYWDGRSTHNPHIIRSGDKFLLYYMGSTHPFAEAEPGEEVEMEDCRVIAARANKRVGLAVADSVLGPWKRMDDPILPVRPGRFDSYLTSNPAPCVRDDGSMLLIYKARRYEGHTYGKMTLGAAEADEAEGPYRVVSEQPLFPPEVHVEDPFIWRSGHGYAMIAKDMEGHLCGEKHGGILAVSDNGRNWRLADAQKAYSRKVLWDDGQERIMGSFERPFLLFQDGQPTHMFAAVADGPGGFREAQNTWNMVIPLLTDDQADFSGEG from the coding sequence ATGGCCTTGTCGTTGATGGATCGCATGCTGCCTGCTCCGGTAGGCGGTGGTTTCCGGATGGAGGGCTGGTGGATATGGTGCGGGTCGGTCGTGCGCGGAGAAGATGGTCGTTATCACATGTTCGCCTCCCGGTGGCCTAAGTGGCTGCCGATGCATCCGGGCTGGTTAATTCGTTCGGAGATTGTGCGGGCGGTATCGGATACACCGGAAGGTCCGTACACGTACGCGGAAACGGTATTACCTGCCAGAGGAGCGGAGTATTGGGATGGCCGCAGCACACATAACCCGCATATTATCCGCAGTGGCGATAAATTTCTGCTGTACTATATGGGCTCGACCCATCCTTTTGCAGAAGCGGAGCCTGGAGAAGAGGTTGAAATGGAGGATTGCCGTGTCATTGCCGCGAGGGCAAATAAACGGGTTGGCCTAGCGGTGGCAGACAGTGTTCTTGGACCATGGAAGCGGATGGATGACCCGATTTTGCCAGTGCGTCCCGGCAGGTTCGACAGCTATCTGACCTCCAATCCTGCCCCTTGTGTCCGGGACGACGGTTCGATGCTCCTAATCTATAAAGCACGGAGATATGAAGGACATACGTACGGAAAAATGACGCTTGGCGCGGCGGAGGCAGATGAAGCGGAAGGACCGTACCGGGTCGTCAGCGAGCAGCCGTTGTTCCCGCCTGAAGTACATGTCGAGGATCCGTTTATTTGGCGAAGCGGCCATGGATATGCCATGATCGCCAAGGATATGGAAGGGCATCTATGCGGCGAGAAGCATGGCGGTATATTGGCGGTGTCAGATAACGGCAGGAATTGGCGGCTCGCAGATGCTCAAAAGGCTTATTCACGAAAAGTATTGTGGGATGACGGACAAGAGCGAATCATGGGCAGCTTTGAACGGCCGTTTCTGCTGTTTCAGGATGGTCAACCGACACATATGTTTGCGGCCGTAGCCGATGGACCGGGCGGCTTTCGCGAAGCGCAAAATACATGGAATATGGTCATTCCGCTATTAACGGATGACCAAGCTGATTTCAGCGGGGAGGGTTAG
- a CDS encoding glycoside hydrolase family 88 protein — translation MSEQTLNQAGAKAAEHAELTASVHSWADGLWERIGQKIERTSRRIGVSCPHASVNGEYDDMRISWWTAGFWPGILWQLSADGKYSELKTIAEQCEERLDEPLHSLAVHHDSGFIWLLSAVANYRITGNERSKERGLMAASQLASRFNLKGRYIRAWHDTASLNRAGWSIIDTMMNLPLLYWASETTKDPRFRHIAAAHAETVLTHFMRPDGSSYHILHFDAETGERLGADAGQGHAENSAWARGSAWTIYGMVLSYQYTGDEAFLIGAKRAAHFFLANLPEDYVPHWDFRAPRNADTPRDTSAGACAACGLIQLAGCLPVGEGQMYLEAAVRLVRSMDENYGAWDREDEEGLILSGTSNLPGGVHVDTPLIYGDYFFVEAVSKLRGSERRFW, via the coding sequence ATGAGTGAACAGACTTTGAATCAGGCTGGAGCAAAGGCGGCTGAGCACGCGGAACTAACTGCTTCCGTCCATTCCTGGGCGGATGGACTTTGGGAACGGATTGGCCAAAAAATCGAAAGAACCAGCCGCCGGATCGGTGTCAGCTGTCCGCATGCTTCGGTGAACGGCGAGTACGATGATATGAGAATATCCTGGTGGACGGCAGGCTTCTGGCCAGGCATCTTGTGGCAGCTGTCCGCGGATGGGAAATATTCCGAGCTGAAGACCATTGCGGAGCAGTGCGAGGAGCGTCTGGATGAGCCGCTGCATTCGCTGGCTGTGCATCATGACTCGGGCTTTATTTGGCTGCTGTCTGCTGTGGCCAATTACCGGATAACGGGTAATGAGCGCTCTAAGGAGCGGGGGTTGATGGCCGCTTCCCAACTGGCCAGCCGCTTCAACCTGAAGGGCAGATATATTCGTGCCTGGCATGATACGGCAAGCTTGAATCGCGCAGGCTGGTCCATCATTGACACGATGATGAATTTGCCGCTGCTTTACTGGGCTTCGGAGACGACAAAGGATCCACGCTTCCGCCATATCGCTGCCGCGCATGCGGAAACGGTACTTACGCATTTCATGCGTCCGGATGGATCAAGCTATCATATTCTCCATTTTGATGCGGAAACCGGCGAACGGCTGGGCGCGGATGCTGGCCAGGGACATGCGGAGAATTCCGCTTGGGCAAGAGGCAGCGCCTGGACCATTTATGGCATGGTGCTCTCCTATCAATACACCGGTGATGAGGCATTTTTGATTGGTGCGAAACGGGCTGCCCATTTCTTCCTGGCCAACCTGCCTGAGGATTACGTGCCGCACTGGGATTTCAGAGCGCCGAGAAACGCGGATACACCGCGGGATACCTCGGCAGGCGCCTGCGCCGCTTGCGGATTGATCCAATTGGCAGGCTGCCTCCCAGTTGGTGAAGGCCAAATGTATCTGGAGGCCGCAGTACGTCTGGTTCGTTCAATGGATGAGAATTATGGCGCCTGGGACCGTGAGGACGAGGAAGGTCTGATTTTGTCAGGAACCTCCAATCTGCCAGGCGGGGTGCATGTTGATACACCACTCATTTATGGGGACTATTTCTTCGTGGAGGCTGTTTCCAAGCTGCGCGGCTCCGAGCGCCGCTTCTGGTAG